From the Desulfuromonas sp. genome, the window GAGCTCGAGTTCGAAGAAGAGCGTCTCCTCGGTCACCGCGGTCAGGATTTCCCGGGCCCGGGCAAGCAGCGCCTTGTGACTCTCATCTTCACTGTTGCCGGCGAACAGCAGGTAGGCGTAGTGATACGGTACGAGGGCCAGGCGTTGTAATTCTTCGTAGTCACGCAATGCCGCGGCCAGAGTCGAGACATCCGGACCGACTGCAATTTTCCCCTTGTAGGCACGACTGAAGGCAGCAGCGTCGGCGACTGCCTTTTTCAAATCATTCTCAATTTTCGGATCATCGATGGAACTGTAGATTGGACTCAGATCCCACTTGTCAGTTGTGTCTTTTTTCATTATTAATTCCTTTAAAATCTTATGCCACCAAGGCGCCAGGGACACCAAGAAACCAGGACTTCTATTTTACGGAGAGCCGCAGAGAAGGAGAGAAAACCTCCTCCCATCAGCCCAGACCATGAGATGTCATTCCCGACTAGATCGGGAATCCATTTTCATATTATTGACTCATAAAGGTCTTGCCACTCGGGATTATTGTTTTCAATCAATTCAATTTTCCAGGTTCTGTTCCATTTTTTTATCTGTTTTTCACGCTTTATTGCTTCGCTAATATCATCGAAAACTTCGTAATAGACGAGCATTGATAGATCGTATTTTGATGAAAAACCAACTATTACTTTTCCTTTGTGTTGATATATTCGCTTTGGTAAATCTGATGTCACCCCTGTGTAAAGTGTACCTCTAGGCTTATTCGTTAAAATATAAACACAGTACCGCATTGCCCCCTCCCAAAAATGGATCCCCGCTTTCGCGGGAATGACACAACATATAACACAACTAAAATTATTAACAAACTGTCAACCAAATCTCTTTTTCACCGTCTACATAGCTGTAAACTTCAAAATGAACGGTTTTAATATTTATGAACTTTTGCGCAGTTGACACCACCATAAACGGCGGGTACGCTCTGCCAATGGATAAACGGCAGGAAACGATACTTCTCGAACAGGCGCGCGACGGATGCGAGCAGAGCTTTGAAACCCTGGTCCGCCAGAACTCCGGGAAAATGATCCAGCTCGCTTTTCGGCTGGTCAACAACCGCTCGGATGCCGAAGAGATCGTTCAGGAAGCATTTCTCAGGCTTTATCGTTCCCTCGGTTCTTTTCGCGGTGAGAGCCGCATCGGCACCTGGCTCTACCGGACTGTCAGTAATCTGGCGATTGATCATCTGCGCCGCGAGAAAATCAAACGGAAACTGTTCTTCCTGAAACGGAACAGCGACGATGCCGACCCGGTCGAATTTACCCCATCTTCTGAGCCGGCCCAGGACGATCAGCTGATGGCCCGGGAAGAGCTGGCTACAGTCGTTCAATCCCTCGACAAACTTTCACCGCGTCAACGCACCGTCCTGACTCTTCGCCACCAGGAGAATCTGTCGATCAGGGAGATCGCCGACATTCTCGGGCTGAGTGAAGGGAGTATAAAAGTGCACCTGCACCGGGCTATTCAAACCCTGCGTGCAGCTCTTGATGATATGGGAGACAAGCCATGATTGAAAAGAATTGCCCGAACGAGGAGGACCTGTCCCTCTACGCGACCGGCGACCTCTGCGGCGATGCCCGCATCGCGCTTGAAGAGCATCTCGAAGTTTGCCGGGACTGCCGACAAACCGTGGCGTCTATAGAACGGACCCTCAATGCCTTGCCGCGCCTTGATCTTGAACTTTCCGACAATGAAACAAGCGCCTTTGTTCAACAGGTTGCTGCCAGTTTGCCGCGGCGGAAAGGCTTTTTCAATCTGCAGACCGTCGGGGCGGCGGCAACGACCATCGCCGCCGGTCTGGCAGCAGTATTCGTATTCAGCCCAGACCACATCGCACCCAGAACCGGTTCGACGACTACCATTGTTGCCACTGATATCGATCTGGTTGAACAGCTGGAGATGATCGAACACATGGAGCTTCTCGAAGAGCTTGAATTGCTCGAACTGCTTGACGACAGGGGATGATCGGCATGCGAATCACGTTTTTGTTCCTTCTTTTAACACTTATCTCCTCCCCGGGGTACACTTCGCCGGACCAGGACGAACCGCCGGCC encodes:
- a CDS encoding RNA polymerase sigma factor codes for the protein MNFCAVDTTINGGYALPMDKRQETILLEQARDGCEQSFETLVRQNSGKMIQLAFRLVNNRSDAEEIVQEAFLRLYRSLGSFRGESRIGTWLYRTVSNLAIDHLRREKIKRKLFFLKRNSDDADPVEFTPSSEPAQDDQLMAREELATVVQSLDKLSPRQRTVLTLRHQENLSIREIADILGLSEGSIKVHLHRAIQTLRAALDDMGDKP
- a CDS encoding endonuclease; amino-acid sequence: MRYCVYILTNKPRGTLYTGVTSDLPKRIYQHKGKVIVGFSSKYDLSMLVYYEVFDDISEAIKREKQIKKWNRTWKIELIENNNPEWQDLYESII